A window of the Brumimicrobium sp. genome harbors these coding sequences:
- a CDS encoding HpaII family restriction endonuclease: MITGNKGEWSEIYTLLKIISDKELHGGDGSLNKIESLIFPIIKVLRDESNGTFEFGYQDDLVIIKNNEDIFKISILDFHKQAHFLLSKLQGKTERTFSVPEVEKFINSFNSKTLKAKSTLKSDIRVVIHDQRTGVNPELGFSIKSKLGSPSTLLNAGKTTNFIYEIENTSFTSVEIEEINSISSASKIQDRIQRIIDKGGLINFKNLENSIFENNLTLIDSSLTRIASELLIIFFTSNTSKINELVASVATKNPIGYNIDNKHPFYEYKVKKLLTDIALGMTPATVWNGTLDATGGYLIVKEDGDILCYHIYNRNQFEDYLFKNTKLETASSQRHGFGTIYKEQNKFYFKLNLQIRFL, from the coding sequence ATGATAACAGGAAATAAAGGAGAATGGAGTGAAATTTATACACTTTTAAAAATAATTTCTGATAAAGAGTTACATGGAGGAGATGGATCTCTAAATAAAATCGAATCTTTAATATTTCCAATCATTAAAGTCCTTAGAGACGAATCAAACGGAACTTTTGAATTTGGATATCAAGACGATTTAGTTATCATTAAAAATAATGAAGATATATTTAAAATCTCCATCTTAGACTTTCATAAACAAGCTCATTTTCTATTATCAAAATTACAAGGAAAAACAGAAAGAACATTTTCAGTACCAGAAGTTGAAAAATTCATCAATTCATTTAATAGCAAAACTCTAAAAGCAAAATCTACATTAAAAAGCGACATTCGTGTAGTAATTCATGATCAAAGGACTGGTGTTAATCCAGAATTAGGATTTAGTATAAAATCAAAATTAGGAAGCCCATCAACCTTACTAAATGCTGGAAAAACAACCAACTTTATTTATGAGATTGAAAATACTTCTTTTACTTCTGTCGAAATAGAAGAAATAAACTCTATAAGTTCAGCAAGTAAAATTCAGGATAGAATTCAAAGAATAATAGACAAAGGTGGACTTATTAATTTTAAAAACCTTGAAAATAGTATTTTTGAAAATAATCTCACACTAATTGACAGTTCATTAACAAGAATAGCATCTGAATTATTAATTATATTTTTTACATCTAATACATCAAAAATAAATGAACTTGTCGCATCGGTTGCAACTAAAAACCCTATTGGATATAACATAGACAATAAACATCCATTTTATGAATACAAAGTAAAAAAATTACTTACAGATATAGCCTTAGGTATGACACCTGCTACAGTATGGAATGGAACATTAGATGCTACAGGTGGATATTTAATTGTCAAAGAAGATGGTGACATTTTATGCTATCACATCTACAACAGAAACCAGTTTGAGGACTATTTATTTAAAAATACAAAATTAGAAACAGCAAGCAGTCAAAGACATGGGTTTGGTACAATTTACAAGGAACAAAATAAGTTTTATTTTAAATTAAATCTTCAAATTAGATTTTTATAA
- the rpiB gene encoding ribose 5-phosphate isomerase B translates to MDKSIIIPIGADHAGFQLKEAVKEYFSKLGYQFKDYGTYSEDSIDYPDYGHPVAEHVLNNPGTLGIVICGSGNGINMTVNKHQGIRGALCWNEEIVALARQHNDANIIALPGRFISKEEGIKFVEIFLNTAFEGGRHQRRVDKIACGHC, encoded by the coding sequence ATGGACAAATCTATCATTATCCCTATTGGCGCTGATCACGCTGGATTTCAATTAAAAGAAGCTGTGAAGGAATATTTTTCGAAATTAGGCTATCAGTTTAAGGATTACGGTACTTACTCAGAAGACAGTATTGATTATCCCGACTATGGTCATCCGGTAGCAGAGCACGTTCTAAATAATCCAGGAACTTTAGGAATCGTGATTTGTGGAAGTGGAAATGGTATCAATATGACGGTAAATAAGCACCAAGGAATTCGCGGTGCCTTGTGTTGGAACGAAGAAATTGTTGCCTTAGCTCGTCAACATAATGATGCAAATATTATTGCTTTACCTGGTAGATTTATTTCTAAAGAGGAGGGAATTAAATTTGTAGAAATCTTTTTAAACACAGCTTTTGAGGGTGGTCGCCACCAACGAAGAGTGGATAAAATTGCGTGTGGACATTGTTAG
- the rnr gene encoding ribonuclease R translates to MSKHKINKKGLEVAIRKIFESHPDQQYNSTHISAILQIKDKNLRKLILSILNDLKKDGFLNEFQRGEFILNEGFTTVYQGTVDATPRGTAYIIVPELEGDIYVSKECTNHALQGDLVEVQVIKKKKGKIEGVITKIIERKITLFVGTLDIHKNFAFLISDDRKINVDIFIPLKKLKEGKHGQKAIARITSWPKDMDNPYGEIVELLGEAGDNNTEMLSILAKKQFDSGFPKEVTEIAEKISVELDQDEVKKRRDYRDEITLTIDPVDAKDFDDALSFKKLDNGNYEIGVHIADVSFYVQPNSPIDVEALKRGNSVYLEDRVIPMLPEEISNLACSLRPNEDKFAFSAIFEIGQDGKIHNQWFGKTVICSNHRFSYEEAQEIIEGKKDEYSEVILTLHHIAQAYRKERIQNGALAIESEELRFVLDENGNPIEVKRRIMKEANKLIEEFMLLANKRVALYVGKLNNDKGYNKEFIYRCHDKPDIEKLNTFSIFIDKFNYSLALKDVDSAAKKINQLLDKIRDTPEYDLIQNMAIRSMAKAVYQTNNIGHYGLAFDFYTHFTSPIRRYADLMVHRILLDKLNNVNKSYGNRLNEICKHISNQEKKAIEAERESNKFFQAKYLLDKVGQVFEGTISGLTDHGIYVKIVENNCEGMVRMNDLPDDTYYFDQNKFQITGRHTKYTYNFGDKVLVKVNKVDLFKKEIDMKIVG, encoded by the coding sequence ATGTCAAAACATAAAATAAATAAAAAAGGATTAGAAGTCGCTATTCGTAAAATTTTTGAAAGTCATCCGGATCAGCAATATAATTCTACACACATTAGTGCTATTCTCCAAATTAAAGATAAAAATTTACGTAAACTTATTTTATCCATTCTAAATGATCTTAAAAAAGATGGGTTCTTAAATGAATTTCAACGTGGTGAATTTATTCTTAACGAAGGTTTTACTACAGTTTATCAAGGAACTGTAGATGCAACCCCTAGAGGAACTGCATATATTATCGTACCTGAATTGGAAGGTGATATTTATGTAAGTAAAGAATGTACAAATCATGCCTTGCAAGGAGATTTAGTTGAAGTACAAGTAATTAAGAAAAAAAAGGGGAAAATAGAAGGTGTTATTACAAAAATCATAGAACGTAAAATAACCCTGTTTGTAGGTACTTTAGATATTCATAAAAACTTTGCATTTTTAATTTCTGATGATAGAAAAATCAATGTAGATATCTTTATTCCCTTAAAAAAATTAAAAGAAGGAAAGCATGGTCAAAAAGCGATTGCTAGAATTACTTCTTGGCCAAAAGATATGGACAATCCTTATGGAGAAATTGTAGAATTATTAGGTGAAGCTGGTGATAATAACACAGAAATGCTTTCTATTTTAGCTAAAAAACAATTCGACTCTGGTTTTCCGAAAGAGGTCACTGAAATCGCTGAAAAGATAAGTGTTGAATTAGATCAAGATGAAGTTAAAAAAAGAAGAGATTATCGTGACGAGATTACTTTAACAATAGACCCTGTAGATGCAAAAGATTTTGATGATGCACTTTCATTCAAGAAACTAGACAATGGTAATTATGAAATAGGTGTTCATATAGCCGATGTGAGTTTTTATGTACAACCGAATTCACCCATTGATGTAGAAGCATTAAAACGAGGAAATTCTGTTTATTTAGAAGATAGAGTTATTCCTATGTTACCCGAAGAAATTTCAAACTTAGCATGCTCTTTACGTCCGAATGAAGATAAATTTGCATTCTCTGCAATTTTTGAAATAGGACAAGATGGTAAAATTCATAATCAATGGTTTGGAAAAACAGTAATATGCTCTAATCATCGTTTTTCCTATGAAGAAGCACAAGAAATTATTGAAGGTAAGAAAGATGAATATAGTGAAGTAATACTTACACTTCATCATATTGCACAAGCTTATCGAAAAGAACGTATCCAAAATGGAGCTTTAGCGATAGAATCAGAAGAATTACGATTTGTATTAGATGAAAACGGAAATCCTATAGAAGTGAAACGACGCATTATGAAAGAAGCAAATAAACTCATTGAGGAATTTATGTTGCTTGCTAATAAACGTGTAGCTTTATACGTAGGTAAATTAAATAATGATAAAGGATATAACAAAGAATTTATTTACCGTTGTCACGATAAACCCGATATTGAAAAACTGAATACCTTTTCTATTTTTATAGATAAATTTAATTATTCCTTAGCTTTAAAAGATGTAGATTCTGCAGCTAAAAAAATCAATCAATTATTAGATAAAATACGTGATACACCAGAATACGATTTGATTCAAAATATGGCAATTCGCTCTATGGCAAAAGCAGTTTACCAAACCAATAATATTGGTCACTACGGACTTGCTTTTGATTTTTATACCCATTTTACATCTCCTATTCGTAGATATGCAGATTTGATGGTTCACCGTATTTTATTGGATAAATTAAACAATGTTAATAAGAGCTACGGAAATAGATTAAATGAAATTTGTAAGCATATATCTAACCAAGAAAAGAAAGCTATAGAAGCAGAAAGAGAATCTAATAAGTTCTTCCAAGCAAAATACCTATTGGATAAAGTGGGACAAGTTTTTGAAGGAACTATTTCAGGTTTGACAGATCACGGTATCTACGTTAAAATAGTTGAAAATAATTGTGAAGGAATGGTTAGGATGAACGATTTACCAGATGATACATATTATTTTGATCAAAATAAATTCCAAATTACTGGACGACATACTAAATACACTTACAATTTTGGTGATAAAGTACTAGTAAAAGTAAATAAAGTCGATTTATTCAAAAAGGAGATCGATATGAAAATAGTAGGATAA